In Rhipicephalus microplus isolate Deutch F79 chromosome 7, USDA_Rmic, whole genome shotgun sequence, one genomic interval encodes:
- the LOC119179547 gene encoding uncharacterized protein LOC119179547 — translation MGSSKKSRTSKKSSRRKRRERRFEEAAAGPEEDPKAVLQSERRALLWATLAAMLGLFMWIICIGTEQWITVVAPESGPVYVNRTKSFFFHANMGLFRMCRTTAPAMPNGTPGAEQSSCSFFSVFPSEEAIRQDMEIDRTILEYTRSEVAFCTLSLVMLLMAIGFSVYTFKEHRYMFKRLAGGVHFISAGVMMVVMEVENNSATYEERYLSSRLPKGCRWNFGFSYYFSWITFCLYVVIGLTFMVCSRKRKGLPGLNDEPQIIGR, via the exons ATGGGTTCCTCTAAGAAGTCGCGGACCAGCAAGAAGAGCAGCCGCCGGAAACGACGCGAGCGTCGCTTCGAGGAGGCCGCTGCCGGGCCCGAAGAGGATCCCAAGGCGGTTCTACAGAGTGAGCGACGCGCCCTCTTGTGGGCCACCTTAGCCGCCATGTTGGGCTTGTTCATGTGGATCATCTGCATCGGCACCGAGCAGTGGATAACCGTGGTGGCACCCGAGTCGGGTCCCGTGTACGTGAACCGCACCAAGAGCTTCTTCTTTCACGCCAACATGGGCCTCTTCCGGATGTGCCGCACCACTGCGCCGGCGATGCCCAATGGTACGCCCGGAGCCGAACAGA GCTCCTGCTCGTTCTTCAGCGTGTTCCCGTCGGAAGAGGCTATCCGGCAAGACATGGAAATCGACCGCACAATTCTTG AGTACACCCGCTCCGAGGTGGCCTTCTGCACACTGAGCCTGGTCATGCTGCTCATGGCCATCGGTTTCTCGGTGTACACCTTCAAGGAGCACCGCTATATGTTCAAGAGGCTCGCCGGGGGAGTGCACTTCATCAGCG CCGGcgtgatgatggtggtgatggagGTGGAGAACAACTCGGCCACCTACGAGGAGCGCTACCTGTCCTCCCGGCTGCCCAAGGGTTGCCGCTGGAACTTCGGCTTCTCCTACTACTTCTCCTGGATAACCTTCTGCCTGTACGTCGTCATCGGGCTCACCTTCATGGTGTGCTCACGCAAACGAAAGGGCCTCCCCGGACTGAACGATGAGCCGCAGATCATTGGCCGATGA